Proteins from a single region of Salinisphaera sp. T31B1:
- the folP gene encoding dihydropteroate synthase, whose amino-acid sequence MGIVNVTPDSFSDGGAYVDTAAAVAHALALIDQGAAIVDIGGESTRPGAEPVDEEVECARVVPVIEALRRQSDVFISVDTLKPGVMRAACMAGADMVNDVNALQAPGAIDAVRETGAAACLMHMQGQPRTMQQAPVYGDVVGEVAGFLRQRVASCFEAGIARERLCIDPGFGFGKTLDHNLALLRELDRFTHGDRPVLVGVSRKSMFARLLDTPSMDARIHASVAAAFWAATRQARIIRCHDVAPTVQVLRLAQALGPHETFRTGQ is encoded by the coding sequence ATGGGCATCGTCAATGTCACGCCGGATTCGTTTTCCGATGGCGGGGCGTATGTCGATACTGCGGCCGCGGTCGCGCACGCCCTGGCGTTGATCGACCAGGGCGCGGCCATCGTGGATATCGGCGGTGAATCGACCCGGCCGGGCGCTGAGCCGGTCGACGAGGAGGTCGAATGCGCGCGCGTGGTGCCGGTGATCGAGGCATTGCGCCGACAAAGCGATGTGTTCATTTCCGTGGACACGCTCAAGCCGGGTGTGATGCGTGCGGCCTGCATGGCTGGCGCGGACATGGTCAACGACGTGAATGCTCTACAGGCGCCCGGCGCGATCGATGCGGTGCGCGAGACCGGCGCGGCGGCGTGTCTGATGCATATGCAGGGTCAGCCGCGCACCATGCAGCAGGCGCCCGTCTACGGCGACGTGGTGGGCGAGGTGGCAGGGTTTCTGCGTCAGCGCGTGGCCAGCTGTTTCGAAGCCGGCATTGCACGCGAGCGGCTGTGTATCGATCCCGGTTTCGGCTTCGGCAAGACGTTGGACCATAATCTGGCACTGCTTCGCGAACTGGATCGGTTCACTCACGGCGACCGCCCGGTGTTGGTCGGGGTGTCGCGCAAGTCGATGTTCGCCCGTCTGCTCGATACCCCGTCGATGGACGCCCGTATTCACGCCAGTGTCGCCGCGGCATTTTGGGCAGCGACGCGCCAGGCGCGTATTATTCGCTGCCACGACGTGGCGCCGACCGTGCAGGTGCTCAGGCTGGCGCAGGCGCTCGGACCACACGAAACGTTCAGAACAGGACAATAA
- the glmM gene encoding phosphoglucosamine mutase has protein sequence MAQRYFGTDGIRGEVGQAPMTPDFALKLGWAAGRVLARRRGERGVPDTARERPQVLIGKDTRLSGYMFESALEAGFAAAGVDVLLVGPMPTPAVAYLARTFRAAAGVVISASHNPYHDNGVKFFSHFGQKLDDALEAEIEAQLDRPLECVASDQLGRARRVESAPGRYVEFCKSTARFENGGLSGFKIVLDCAHGATYHVAPDVFRELGASVEVIGDRPDGLNINRDVGSTHPRGLVEAVRAGGADVGIALDGDGDRCIMVDHEGSIVDGDQILYVIANARRAGGDLAGPVVGTLMSNLGLELAFRKDGVDFERAKVGDRYVFERLKARGGIVGGESSGHVLCLDRATTGDGIVTALQVLAAMVASGQSLERLIAPVDKCPQTLINVRIGRGTADTVMADPRVDASIRDVEHTLGEAGRVLLRPSGTEPLLRVMVEGLDGLAVEECANRLADTVRQVVGHGA, from the coding sequence TTGGCGCAACGTTATTTCGGGACCGATGGCATCAGGGGCGAGGTCGGCCAGGCGCCGATGACGCCCGATTTCGCGCTCAAGCTTGGCTGGGCCGCCGGCCGCGTGCTTGCGCGCAGGCGCGGCGAACGCGGCGTGCCAGACACCGCGCGCGAGCGTCCACAGGTGCTTATCGGTAAGGACACCCGCTTGTCAGGCTACATGTTCGAGTCCGCCCTGGAAGCCGGGTTTGCCGCGGCTGGCGTCGATGTGTTGCTGGTCGGCCCGATGCCGACGCCGGCGGTGGCCTATCTGGCCCGAACATTCCGGGCCGCCGCGGGCGTGGTGATCAGTGCCTCCCATAATCCATACCATGACAACGGCGTGAAATTCTTCTCGCATTTCGGCCAGAAGCTGGACGATGCGTTGGAGGCCGAGATCGAAGCGCAACTCGATCGGCCGTTGGAATGCGTGGCCTCCGATCAGCTCGGGCGCGCGCGGCGTGTGGAGAGTGCGCCGGGGCGATATGTCGAGTTCTGCAAATCCACGGCGCGCTTCGAGAACGGGGGGCTGTCCGGCTTCAAGATCGTGCTCGACTGCGCGCACGGCGCGACCTACCACGTGGCACCCGACGTCTTCCGCGAGCTGGGTGCGTCGGTCGAGGTGATCGGCGATCGTCCGGATGGGCTGAATATCAACCGCGACGTGGGTTCCACGCATCCGCGCGGACTGGTCGAGGCCGTCCGTGCCGGCGGTGCCGATGTCGGCATCGCGCTCGACGGCGACGGCGATCGCTGCATCATGGTCGACCATGAGGGCAGTATCGTCGACGGCGATCAGATTCTTTATGTCATTGCCAATGCGCGTCGCGCAGGCGGCGATCTCGCCGGGCCCGTGGTCGGCACGCTGATGAGCAATCTCGGACTGGAGCTGGCGTTCCGCAAGGACGGCGTCGACTTCGAGCGTGCCAAGGTCGGCGATCGCTATGTGTTCGAACGCCTCAAAGCGCGCGGCGGGATCGTTGGCGGCGAGTCCTCGGGGCATGTGTTGTGTCTCGACCGGGCCACCACCGGAGATGGTATCGTCACCGCGCTCCAGGTTCTGGCGGCAATGGTCGCGAGCGGGCAGAGCCTCGAACGACTGATAGCGCCCGTCGACAAATGTCCACAAACGCTCATCAACGTGCGTATCGGGCGGGGCACGGCCGATACGGTCATGGCCGATCCCCGGGTGGATGCATCGATACGTGATGTCGAACACACCCTCGGCGAGGCGGGTCGGGTATTATTGCGCCCCTCGGGCACCGAGCCGCTGCTGCGGGTCATGGTCGAAGGGCTCGACGGATTGGCCGTTGAAGAGTGCGCGAATCGCCTCGCAGATACCGTTCGGCAGGTGGTTGGACACGGCGCGTAG
- the ftsH gene encoding ATP-dependent zinc metalloprotease FtsH — protein MNELAKNLLLWVVIALVLMSVFSSFAPSTSNANEIPYSQFLSQVEGGSVSQVHIEDQRIRGQLKSGQKFATYSPESDNKAMIGTLMDNKVEITGEPPDQGSFLKQILISWFPFLLLIGVWIYFMRQMQGGGGGRGAMSFGKSKARMMAADQIKITFADVAGVEEAKSEVQELVEFLSDPGKFQKVGGKIPRGVLMVGSPGTGKTLLAKAIAGEAGVPFFSISGSDFVEMFVGVGASRVRDMFEQAKKQSPCIIFIDEIDAVGRQRGAGLGGGHDEREQTLNQLLVEMDGFEGSEGVIVIAATNRPDVLDPALLRPGRFDRQVVVPLPDVRGREQILKVHMKNVPIHDNVKASIIARGCPGFSGADLANLVNEAALFAARANKKTVTQEDFERAKDKIMMGAERKSMVMTEDEKRLTAYHEAGHAIIGLTVPQHDPVHKVTIVPRGRALGVTMFLPEEDRYSYSKQRLISQICTLYGGRLAEEIIFGKEAVTTGASNDIERVTEIARNMVTKWGLSDRLGPIAYDTEDSQPFLGKSASQSNGISDETAHAIDEEIRSIIDGCYERAKQILEDNMDKLHNMSDALMKYETIDRKQIDEIMQGREPGPPESWNDSDPSGPGSSGGASGVDATDGQASPSGETDKTGGEKGVPSPAHHRQS, from the coding sequence TTGAACGAATTAGCTAAGAATCTGCTGCTGTGGGTCGTGATTGCGCTGGTGCTGATGAGCGTGTTCTCCAGCTTTGCGCCATCGACGAGCAACGCCAACGAGATCCCGTACTCGCAGTTCCTCAGCCAGGTCGAAGGCGGCAGCGTCTCGCAGGTGCACATCGAGGACCAGCGGATTCGCGGGCAGCTCAAGTCCGGTCAGAAATTCGCCACCTATAGCCCCGAGTCCGACAACAAGGCGATGATCGGCACCTTGATGGATAACAAGGTCGAGATCACCGGCGAGCCGCCGGATCAGGGTTCGTTCCTCAAGCAGATCCTGATCTCGTGGTTCCCGTTCCTGCTGCTCATCGGCGTGTGGATCTATTTCATGCGGCAGATGCAGGGCGGTGGCGGCGGCCGGGGGGCGATGTCCTTCGGCAAGTCCAAGGCGCGCATGATGGCGGCCGATCAGATCAAGATCACGTTCGCCGATGTGGCCGGCGTCGAGGAAGCCAAGTCCGAAGTCCAGGAGCTGGTCGAGTTCCTGTCCGATCCGGGCAAGTTCCAGAAGGTCGGCGGCAAGATTCCGCGTGGCGTTCTGATGGTCGGCTCGCCGGGTACTGGCAAGACGCTGTTGGCGAAGGCGATCGCGGGCGAAGCGGGTGTGCCGTTCTTCTCGATCTCGGGATCCGACTTCGTCGAGATGTTCGTCGGCGTGGGCGCCTCGCGTGTGCGAGACATGTTCGAGCAGGCCAAGAAGCAGTCGCCGTGCATCATCTTCATCGACGAGATCGACGCCGTCGGCCGTCAGCGCGGCGCCGGTCTGGGCGGCGGTCACGATGAGCGCGAGCAGACCCTCAACCAGCTGCTGGTCGAAATGGACGGCTTCGAGGGCAGCGAGGGCGTGATCGTCATCGCTGCCACCAACCGGCCGGACGTGCTCGATCCGGCGTTGCTGCGTCCGGGCCGTTTCGATCGTCAGGTCGTGGTGCCGCTGCCGGATGTGCGCGGTCGCGAGCAGATCCTCAAGGTCCACATGAAGAACGTGCCGATTCACGACAATGTGAAAGCGTCGATCATTGCCCGCGGTTGCCCGGGTTTCTCCGGCGCGGACCTGGCCAATCTGGTCAACGAGGCCGCGCTGTTCGCCGCCCGGGCCAACAAGAAGACCGTCACGCAGGAAGACTTCGAGCGCGCCAAGGACAAGATCATGATGGGCGCCGAGCGCAAGTCCATGGTCATGACCGAGGACGAGAAACGCCTGACGGCCTACCACGAGGCCGGTCATGCGATCATCGGCCTCACCGTGCCGCAGCACGATCCGGTGCACAAGGTGACCATCGTGCCGCGTGGCCGGGCGCTGGGCGTGACCATGTTCCTGCCGGAAGAGGATCGCTACAGCTATTCCAAGCAGCGCTTGATCAGCCAGATCTGCACGCTCTACGGCGGTCGGCTGGCCGAGGAGATCATTTTCGGCAAGGAGGCTGTCACCACGGGCGCGTCGAACGATATCGAGCGGGTCACCGAGATCGCTCGGAACATGGTCACCAAGTGGGGTCTGTCGGATCGCCTGGGTCCCATCGCATACGATACCGAGGACAGTCAGCCGTTTTTGGGCAAGTCCGCTAGCCAGTCCAACGGGATTTCGGACGAGACCGCCCACGCCATCGACGAAGAGATTCGCTCGATCATCGATGGCTGCTACGAACGTGCCAAGCAGATCCTCGAGGACAATATGGACAAGCTCCATAACATGTCCGATGCGTTGATGAAGTACGAAACGATCGATCGCAAGCAGATCGACGAGATCATGCAGGGCCGCGAGCCGGGCCCGCCGGAAAGCTGGAACGACTCGGATCCGTCGGGTCCGGGCAGCAGTGGTGGCGCCTCCGGTGTCGACGCGACCGACGGTCAGGCGTCGCCGAGCGGCGAAACGGACAAGACGGGTGGCGAAAAAGGCGTGCCCAGTCCCGCGCATCATCGTCAGTCCTAG
- a CDS encoding YhbY family RNA-binding protein, whose protein sequence is MSLSLDADTRRALKKQAHHLKPIVQTGAAGLSEPVLAEIERALVDHELVKIKLAADDKAGVRADVATACDSLGAACVQQIGRTATLYRPNPDADKPEKKAAPKRRR, encoded by the coding sequence ATGTCGCTATCGCTCGATGCGGATACTCGCCGCGCCCTGAAAAAACAGGCGCATCACCTCAAGCCGATCGTGCAGACCGGTGCGGCCGGTCTCAGCGAGCCGGTGCTCGCTGAGATCGAGCGCGCACTGGTCGATCACGAATTGGTCAAGATCAAGCTCGCGGCCGATGACAAGGCAGGCGTTCGTGCCGACGTGGCCACCGCCTGCGATAGCCTCGGCGCAGCCTGTGTTCAACAGATCGGCCGTACCGCCACGCTTTATCGCCCCAACCCGGACGCCGACAAGCCCGAGAAGAAGGCCGCGCCGAAACGCCGACGGTAA
- a CDS encoding RlmE family RNA methyltransferase — protein sequence MSKRSDTRRWLDKHRSDPYVKAAQKDNYRSRAVYKLAEVDERDRLLAGKRCIVDLGAAPGGWSQYCRRARPTARIVALDRLPMDPIEGVEFLQGDFAEQAGLDALAKALGDDRVDLVLSDMAPNLTGIMVADQAGVMQLAELALALCDQVLVGGGDLLIKVFQGEGFDELLRDMRGRFGKVAVRKPKASRDASREMYLLGKGWRT from the coding sequence ATGAGCAAACGCAGCGACACACGACGCTGGTTGGACAAGCATCGTAGCGACCCGTACGTGAAGGCCGCCCAGAAGGACAATTACCGGTCGCGAGCGGTTTACAAGCTCGCGGAAGTCGACGAACGCGACCGACTGCTGGCCGGTAAGCGCTGCATCGTCGACCTGGGGGCCGCGCCCGGCGGCTGGAGCCAGTATTGCCGCCGCGCCCGGCCGACCGCGCGTATCGTGGCCCTGGACCGCCTGCCCATGGATCCGATCGAGGGCGTGGAGTTCTTGCAGGGTGATTTCGCCGAACAGGCGGGTCTGGACGCGCTGGCGAAAGCACTGGGAGACGATCGCGTAGACCTTGTACTTTCCGACATGGCCCCCAATCTCACCGGAATCATGGTGGCCGACCAGGCCGGCGTGATGCAGCTGGCCGAACTGGCGCTCGCGCTGTGCGATCAGGTGCTGGTCGGCGGCGGAGATCTCCTGATCAAGGTGTTCCAGGGCGAGGGATTCGACGAGTTGCTACGCGACATGCGGGGCCGATTCGGCAAGGTGGCGGTTCGCAAGCCCAAGGCTTCGCGGGATGCCAGCCGTGAAATGTATCTGCTGGGCAAGGGCTGGCGTACATGA
- the greA gene encoding transcription elongation factor GreA: MDRTPLTQTGADALRDELKKLKKVERPRIVAAIEEARAHGDLKENAEYHAAKEEQGFNESRIAEIESKLATAQIIDVARVGAQANGRVVFGATVDLADEDSGDELTYKIVGEDEADIKNGMLSFASPIARALIGKTEGDVVDVDVPSGKRTLEIVEVRYI; the protein is encoded by the coding sequence ATGGACAGAACACCGTTGACCCAGACCGGCGCTGACGCGCTGCGCGACGAACTCAAGAAGCTCAAGAAAGTCGAACGCCCGCGGATCGTGGCCGCGATCGAGGAAGCGCGCGCACACGGCGATCTGAAAGAGAACGCCGAATACCATGCGGCCAAGGAAGAGCAGGGTTTCAACGAAAGCCGTATCGCCGAGATCGAGAGCAAGCTGGCTACCGCCCAGATCATCGACGTGGCCAGAGTCGGCGCGCAGGCCAATGGGCGAGTGGTGTTCGGGGCTACGGTCGACCTGGCCGACGAGGACTCTGGCGACGAACTGACCTACAAGATCGTCGGCGAGGACGAGGCCGATATCAAGAATGGCATGCTCTCGTTCGCCTCGCCCATCGCACGGGCCCTGATCGGCAAGACCGAAGGCGACGTGGTCGATGTGGATGTGCCCAGCGGCAAGCGCACGCTCGAGATCGTCGAGGTGCGCTATATCTGA